One Candidatus Sulfurimonas baltica DNA segment encodes these proteins:
- a CDS encoding response regulator, protein MSKKIIIVDDSKTILATAEMALESLVSDGSIVLKTYVNPAELRDALIGATEDYDLLISDINMPQLNGLDLAAELKQTANFKSKPILILTTESSAEMKMKGKEIGVTGWLVKPFSDEKLIKAIKMVLGI, encoded by the coding sequence ATGAGTAAAAAAATTATAATTGTTGATGATTCCAAGACCATTCTTGCAACAGCGGAAATGGCTTTGGAAAGTTTAGTTAGCGACGGATCAATAGTCTTAAAGACGTATGTGAATCCGGCAGAGTTGCGCGATGCACTGATTGGTGCAACTGAAGATTATGATTTGCTGATTAGTGATATAAATATGCCTCAGTTAAATGGTTTAGATTTAGCAGCAGAGCTAAAACAAACTGCTAATTTTAAAAGTAAGCCGATTCTTATCTTGACTACGGAGAGCTCAGCTGAAATGAAGATGAAAGGGAAAGAGATTGGTGTTACCGGTTGGCTAGTTAAGCCTTTTAGTGATGAAAAGTTAATTAAAGCCATTAAAATGGTATTAGGAATCTAA
- the trmA gene encoding tRNA (uridine(54)-C5)-methyltransferase TrmA: MNCKYFGICGACRIYENGYASQLNEKLELNIDRFKSFYSGEISVYESPQQNYRSRSEFKIWHDGDIIRYAMNHVDKKGVVFVDECPQVNEFIFELMPKLLYEIDRKQIGFKLFGADFLSSSSGEIVVSLLYHKKLDEEWQEKASEIAKTLGIYIIGRSRKQKVVIGQDYITETLHVENKEYKFNYIENSFTQPNTKVNEQMISWALKNLSNIDGDLLELYCGAGNFTIPFSKKFNKVLATEISKSSINAAKTNMLLNDVSNIEFVRMSVEEFVQALDGARDFRRMNEIEISSYNIKSIFVDPPRSGMDTASCEFSSRYEHILYISCNPETLVRDLELLCQTHDVVDMALFDQFPYTHHVEMGVKLVKKGSK, from the coding sequence ATGAATTGTAAATATTTTGGAATATGTGGAGCTTGCAGAATCTATGAAAATGGATACGCTTCCCAATTAAATGAAAAATTAGAGTTAAATATAGATAGATTTAAAAGCTTTTACAGTGGTGAAATATCTGTTTATGAGTCTCCCCAGCAAAACTACCGCTCAAGAAGTGAGTTTAAGATTTGGCATGATGGTGACATCATTCGATATGCTATGAATCATGTAGATAAAAAAGGGGTTGTGTTTGTAGATGAGTGCCCGCAAGTAAATGAGTTTATATTTGAATTAATGCCAAAACTTCTTTATGAAATTGACCGCAAGCAGATAGGTTTTAAGCTTTTTGGTGCTGATTTTTTAAGCTCAAGCAGTGGTGAAATAGTTGTTTCACTTCTTTATCATAAAAAACTAGATGAAGAGTGGCAAGAAAAAGCTTCAGAGATAGCAAAAACACTTGGAATATATATCATAGGTAGAAGTCGTAAGCAAAAAGTTGTAATTGGACAAGATTATATAACAGAAACGTTACATGTAGAAAACAAAGAGTATAAATTTAACTATATTGAGAACAGTTTTACTCAGCCAAATACTAAAGTAAATGAGCAAATGATATCGTGGGCTTTGAAAAACTTATCTAATATTGATGGAGATTTACTTGAACTTTATTGTGGTGCTGGAAATTTCACTATACCTTTTTCAAAAAAATTCAACAAAGTATTAGCAACTGAAATATCAAAATCATCAATAAATGCAGCGAAAACAAATATGCTATTAAATGATGTAAGTAATATTGAGTTTGTAAGAATGAGCGTTGAGGAGTTTGTTCAGGCTCTAGATGGCGCTAGAGACTTCAGAAGAATGAACGAGATAGAGATAAGTTCATACAATATTAAAAGCATATTTGTAGATCCTCCAAGAAGCGGAATGGATACTGCTTCTTGTGAATTTAGTTCAAGATATGAACATATTTTATATATATCTTGTAATCCAGAGACTTTAGTGAGAGATTTAGAGTTACTATGTCAAACACATGATGTTGTTGATATGGCTCTATTTGATCAGTTTCCCTACACCCATCATGTTGAGATGGGTGTAAAATTAGTTAAAAAAGGTAGTAAGTGA
- the fliP gene encoding flagellar type III secretion system pore protein FliP (The bacterial flagellar biogenesis protein FliP forms a type III secretion system (T3SS)-type pore required for flagellar assembly.) translates to MLRLFLLLFSVSSFLGAEAVQIPTMNFQLSAPDTPQQLVSSLNVLVVLTLLFLAPSMVLVMTTFTRFVIVFGFLRQALGTQQVPPTQLLVMLAMVLTFFVMEPVGTKAYEAGIKPYIEEKIGYEEAFDKTAMPFKNFMIRNTREKDLALFFRIRKMENPQSVAEVPLSVIIPAFVISELKTAFEIGFLLFLPFLVIDMVVASILMSMGMMMLPPVMIALPFKILVFVLIDGWNLLIGNLIASIK, encoded by the coding sequence ATGCTTAGACTGTTTTTATTGCTTTTTAGCGTAAGTTCTTTTTTGGGTGCTGAAGCTGTGCAGATTCCTACAATGAACTTTCAGCTATCTGCTCCCGATACTCCTCAGCAACTAGTGAGCTCTCTTAATGTTCTAGTAGTGCTTACGCTACTTTTCTTGGCCCCTAGCATGGTGCTTGTTATGACAACGTTTACGCGCTTTGTTATTGTTTTTGGATTTTTAAGGCAGGCTCTGGGTACTCAACAGGTTCCGCCAACACAACTTCTTGTAATGCTTGCTATGGTCTTAACATTTTTTGTAATGGAACCGGTCGGAACAAAGGCTTACGAAGCTGGTATTAAGCCGTATATAGAGGAAAAAATCGGTTATGAAGAGGCTTTTGATAAAACTGCCATGCCATTTAAAAACTTTATGATTAGAAATACAAGAGAGAAGGATTTAGCACTGTTTTTTAGAATAAGAAAAATGGAGAATCCTCAGAGTGTAGCAGAAGTCCCTTTGTCTGTTATAATTCCGGCTTTTGTTATCAGTGAGCTAAAAACAGCCTTTGAGATTGGTTTTTTACTCTTCTTGCCATTTCTTGTAATAGACATGGTTGTTGCATCTATTTTGATGTCAATGGGTATGATGATGCTTCCTCCGGTTATGATAGCTCTGCCCTTTAAGATACTTGTATTTGTTCTAATAGATGGATGGAACTTGCTTATTGGTAATCTTATTGCCTCAATAAAGTAG
- a CDS encoding flagellar motor protein MotB: MAKKAKCPECERCLPGWLAAFGDLMSLLLCFFVLLLSMSSMDAKKISEAIGSLSGAMSVLEGGTKTEISKQRIQESTPVETQDETSEQVNRITVSAAQAVVDANEMIEKGHAPSIVLEEAQDGFVIELPASLLFKSGSAIIQNDDAILFLKRIALIIAELPNEIKVSVQGHTDSSGPGQNSIFKDNWELSSARAISVLQELLLDGVDPKRISASGYAEFSPKATNVTKNGKEKNRRVELHFFGAKPKDKSKVSETVLDKAANK; the protein is encoded by the coding sequence ATGGCTAAAAAAGCAAAATGTCCTGAATGTGAGAGATGTCTCCCCGGTTGGCTAGCAGCCTTTGGGGATTTAATGTCCCTTCTTTTGTGCTTCTTTGTTCTGCTTCTCTCTATGTCAAGCATGGATGCGAAGAAAATATCTGAAGCAATTGGTTCGTTATCGGGGGCAATGAGTGTTTTAGAAGGCGGTACAAAAACTGAAATTTCTAAACAGCGCATACAGGAATCAACACCTGTTGAAACACAAGATGAAACATCTGAGCAGGTAAACAGAATTACTGTATCAGCTGCTCAGGCTGTTGTTGACGCCAATGAGATGATAGAAAAAGGGCATGCGCCCTCTATCGTTTTAGAAGAGGCACAAGATGGTTTTGTAATTGAGCTACCGGCTTCACTGCTGTTTAAATCTGGAAGCGCAATCATACAAAACGATGATGCGATACTTTTTTTAAAAAGAATTGCTCTTATTATTGCAGAGCTTCCAAATGAGATAAAAGTAAGTGTTCAGGGGCATACGGATAGCAGTGGACCTGGTCAAAACAGTATATTTAAGGATAACTGGGAACTCTCTTCGGCCCGAGCAATATCTGTTTTACAAGAACTTTTGCTTGATGGAGTTGATCCAAAGCGTATTAGTGCATCCGGCTATGCCGAGTTTTCACCAAAAGCAACAAATGTAACGAAAAACGGCAAAGAGAAAAACCGCAGAGTAGAGTTGCATTTCTTTGGTGCAAAACCTAAAGATAAGAGTAAAGTAAGTGAGACGGTTTTGGACAAGGCAGCAAATAAATAA
- a CDS encoding motility protein A encodes MDLGTVIGIVLIMALLMGAMSMGVGVGAYIDIPSVLIVIGGSIGALMISFKPSQMKSFTKIFMIAVKPPEEDKAELIKKLIGFATKARKDGILALESEVNDEPNEFLKKGLSMAIDGNEPDTIRDLLEIDMEQTSTRHKINGSIFSQWAGLAGAMGMVGTLIGLVAMLLNMADPSAIGPSMAVALLTTMYGAIIGNVVGTPIAIILGIRNDDETLVREMIISGIMSIQSGDAPRALEAKLLSFLPPIERVSQFN; translated from the coding sequence ATGGATTTAGGTACGGTCATTGGTATTGTTTTAATCATGGCGCTTCTAATGGGCGCTATGTCAATGGGTGTCGGTGTGGGTGCTTACATCGATATCCCCTCTGTTTTAATTGTTATCGGCGGTAGTATCGGTGCATTAATGATTTCATTTAAACCGTCTCAAATGAAGTCATTTACAAAAATCTTTATGATAGCTGTCAAGCCGCCCGAAGAAGATAAAGCTGAGTTAATAAAAAAACTTATAGGATTTGCTACTAAAGCAAGAAAAGATGGTATCTTAGCACTAGAGAGTGAAGTCAATGATGAGCCAAATGAGTTTTTAAAAAAAGGTTTATCAATGGCTATCGATGGAAATGAGCCTGATACTATCCGCGACCTTTTAGAGATTGATATGGAACAAACAAGTACCCGTCATAAAATCAATGGTTCTATATTCTCTCAGTGGGCAGGACTTGCCGGAGCTATGGGTATGGTTGGTACTCTTATCGGTTTGGTTGCTATGCTTTTAAATATGGCTGATCCCTCTGCCATTGGTCCATCAATGGCAGTTGCCTTGCTTACAACGATGTACGGTGCAATTATTGGTAACGTTGTTGGAACACCTATCGCAATTATACTTGGCATTAGAAATGATGACGAAACTTTAGTCAGAGAGATGATTATTTCAGGAATTATGTCAATCCAATCTGGAGATGCACCAAGAGCCTTGGAAGCAAAACTTTTAAGCTTTTTACCTCCTATAGAACGTGTTAGTCAATTTAACTAA
- the glmU gene encoding bifunctional UDP-N-acetylglucosamine diphosphorylase/glucosamine-1-phosphate N-acetyltransferase GlmU has protein sequence MNKDKISIVILAAGQGSRMKSTKAKVLHFISGKPMLFHIIKSSLEISNDVTVVVAHQKESVKEQMNSYFNNINFIVQDADNFPGTGGAMRDVRAKNEKVLVLNGDMPLITADSLRGFLESEAEIIMSIFDLVNPDGYGRVIIENTQVQRIVEQKDASADELKVTTVNAGVYAFSKSVLEKYIPLLSNDNAQKEYYLTDVISMAKEDRLRISPLLVEEEYFKGINSKLDLAVAEEIMQDRIKSQLMKSGVIMQLPQTTYIEDGVVFEGECTVENGCRITGNTLIVNSHIKAGSVIEDSIVKNSDVGPLAHLRPASFIENSHIGNFVEVKKSSLKGVKAGHLSYIGDAQIDEGTNIGAGVITCNYDGINKHKTIIGKNVFIGSDSQLIAPVTLEDDVMVAAGTTVRSGKIESGHLAVSSAKLRTIKDFYYKFFAKK, from the coding sequence ATGAACAAAGATAAAATAAGTATAGTAATTTTAGCTGCCGGACAAGGCAGCCGTATGAAATCAACCAAGGCAAAAGTTCTTCATTTTATAAGCGGTAAACCTATGCTTTTTCATATTATTAAATCATCTTTGGAAATAAGCAATGACGTTACAGTGGTAGTTGCACATCAAAAAGAGAGTGTCAAGGAGCAGATGAACTCTTACTTTAATAATATAAACTTTATTGTCCAAGATGCCGATAACTTCCCCGGAACGGGTGGAGCCATGAGAGATGTAAGGGCTAAAAATGAGAAAGTGTTAGTTTTAAACGGAGATATGCCTCTAATAACTGCAGATTCTTTACGGGGATTTTTAGAGAGTGAAGCTGAAATCATTATGTCGATATTTGACCTTGTAAATCCAGACGGATATGGTCGTGTTATTATTGAAAATACTCAGGTTCAGAGAATTGTTGAACAAAAAGACGCATCTGCGGATGAGCTAAAAGTAACAACAGTAAATGCCGGGGTTTACGCTTTTTCAAAAAGTGTTCTTGAAAAATACATTCCTCTTTTGAGTAATGACAACGCTCAAAAAGAGTACTACTTAACAGATGTGATATCAATGGCTAAAGAGGACAGATTAAGGATCTCTCCGTTACTTGTTGAGGAGGAGTATTTTAAGGGGATTAACTCAAAGCTTGATTTGGCAGTTGCAGAAGAGATAATGCAAGACAGAATAAAATCACAACTAATGAAGTCAGGTGTCATTATGCAGCTTCCTCAAACAACATACATCGAAGATGGAGTAGTTTTTGAAGGTGAGTGTACAGTAGAAAACGGTTGTCGTATAACTGGAAATACCCTGATAGTAAACTCTCACATAAAAGCAGGAAGCGTTATAGAGGACAGCATCGTTAAGAACTCGGATGTTGGACCTTTGGCACATCTGCGCCCTGCTTCGTTTATAGAAAACTCACATATAGGAAACTTTGTAGAGGTGAAAAAAAGTTCTCTCAAAGGTGTTAAAGCCGGACATTTAAGCTACATTGGCGATGCACAGATTGACGAGGGGACAAATATCGGTGCAGGAGTTATTACATGTAACTATGACGGCATCAATAAACATAAGACCATTATTGGTAAAAATGTATTTATAGGTAGTGATAGCCAGCTTATAGCTCCTGTTACGCTAGAAGATGATGTTATGGTAGCTGCTGGAACAACTGTAAGAAGCGGTAAAATTGAGAGCGGTCATCTTGCAGTCAGCAGTGCAAAATTAAGAACTATAAAAGATTTTTATTACAAATTTTTTGCCAAGAAGTAA
- a CDS encoding metallophosphoesterase family protein — MKIMHFSDTHLGYSDLDILNKDNINQREADFYDAFSQVVEQIKLIKPDYIIHTGDLFHRSSPSNRAITFALEQFKIIDSLDIPFILIAGNHSTPRTNLSSPILKIFEGFKNLHVAYNQEYKKVEFEDIVFHTLPHMNDDTKALSQIELCEQNISTCKKNIMMMHCSVGAWYLMQEFGEWVYPSDKEYIFKMMDYVALGHWHGFGKVGNHENVYYSGSTERTSLNDKRNSKGFIHVELNDTLHVDYREIKIRPIILKEIDCAEFEESLKTLDASDTKDAIVEIRLTNLTALQSIDIQNTNIKNLFPDAMSVSVKREFIHGQNEANIDGVEALSLEEFFLEHIKEETKEKEYERLKFKVQELFAQYEDISNDTI, encoded by the coding sequence TTGAAAATTATGCACTTTAGCGATACTCATCTGGGATATAGCGACTTAGATATTTTAAACAAAGATAATATCAACCAAAGAGAAGCAGATTTTTACGATGCTTTCTCTCAAGTGGTTGAGCAAATCAAACTTATAAAACCAGACTACATTATCCATACCGGTGATTTATTTCACCGCTCTAGCCCCTCAAATCGTGCTATAACTTTTGCACTTGAACAGTTTAAAATAATAGACTCATTGGACATTCCATTTATACTAATAGCTGGAAATCACTCAACTCCTAGAACTAATTTAAGCAGCCCTATTTTAAAGATATTTGAGGGCTTTAAAAATCTACATGTAGCGTACAACCAAGAGTACAAAAAAGTTGAATTTGAGGACATAGTGTTTCACACCCTCCCCCATATGAACGATGATACAAAGGCACTCTCTCAGATAGAACTTTGCGAGCAAAACATCTCTACATGTAAGAAAAATATTATGATGATGCACTGTTCGGTTGGAGCTTGGTACTTAATGCAAGAGTTTGGAGAGTGGGTTTACCCGAGCGATAAAGAGTATATATTTAAGATGATGGACTATGTTGCTCTTGGTCACTGGCACGGCTTTGGAAAAGTCGGCAATCATGAAAATGTTTACTACAGCGGTTCAACTGAGAGAACATCACTAAACGACAAAAGAAACTCAAAAGGTTTTATACATGTAGAGTTAAACGACACTCTACATGTAGATTATCGAGAGATAAAAATACGTCCCATAATTCTTAAAGAGATAGATTGCGCAGAGTTTGAAGAGTCACTAAAAACTTTAGACGCTAGTGATACAAAAGATGCGATTGTGGAGATAAGACTTACAAACTTAACAGCTCTGCAATCTATTGATATTCAAAACACAAATATAAAAAACCTCTTCCCTGATGCTATGAGTGTGAGTGTAAAAAGAGAGTTTATACATGGGCAAAACGAGGCAAATATAGATGGCGTAGAAGCACTCTCTTTAGAGGAGTTTTTCTTAGAGCATATCAAAGAAGAGACGAAAGAAAAAGAGTATGAAAGACTAAAATTTAAAGTTCAAGAACTGTTTGCACAATATGAGGATATATCGAATGATACTATCTAA
- a CDS encoding AAA family ATPase yields the protein MILSNIKLTNFKKYTKFEIEFGEGLVGIIGKNGSGKSTIFEAILFALYGEAKTRGNKELIRNANASEKEAVVVELEFEFESLEYKVVREFRGKSLTANAKFYKNGSLTTTGAKEVTTAIVNLTKMSKDAFMHTLFASQKELTSLSTLKNEDRKKMIRKLLGLEKIDFVEKELVEKSRELKREISAFAEVLLGEDEIKLKQEQIKVNEETKKALSEDEKSKTKELESIKNRELHVKKELEVFAKTKEQKQKLYSELELAKNSKSSEVMNQVKLSAEVHELEHKQEELNKLGNLKAEYTNLQEQLKNQEKLKEFHLKKDGILKEQVSLREQFSKSKADIQTLEKACENHEQFVLELKKTEQELSLLQENVTESQKQEKEVLAEMAGEQKQIEVTNSKIAKLKELGSESECPTCTRPLIEEYDNVINSLLDIVNNTHQKNINEFKKQLLHVQTQKATLEAQKRAKEKQHLELSKSLNLIQSKLQDLKTAQEHFVHVEKKGLKNKEELKELEQYNYDEKQHNIVLGNFTELEPKYKHLLSLETELKRFVLVKSDLANVTRNIKVLDSTYRDKEAEFKLVIYDDVKHKHALDEHEGLLKTIESKTSFIHELKVQTAKIDGEIKNIQNSLENNETQLKKVQTKKDDLVDYEKIKLSLAEFKTKLNAKVAPRISSVASEMYSQITKGKYQHIEVSNDFDFFIYDEGKKYPIERFSGGEIDLANLVLRIAISKTLTELSGASSIGFLAFDEVFGSQDEARRMEILEAFHTIKEQYRQIFLISHEMEIKEMFERVVEL from the coding sequence ATGATACTATCTAATATAAAGCTTACCAACTTCAAAAAATACACCAAATTTGAGATAGAGTTTGGCGAGGGTCTTGTGGGTATCATCGGCAAGAACGGAAGCGGGAAATCTACCATATTTGAGGCGATACTTTTTGCACTTTACGGTGAAGCTAAGACAAGAGGAAACAAAGAGTTAATCCGAAATGCCAATGCATCTGAGAAAGAGGCAGTTGTTGTAGAACTAGAGTTTGAGTTTGAAAGTTTGGAGTACAAAGTGGTTCGTGAGTTTCGCGGCAAAAGTCTTACTGCAAATGCAAAGTTTTACAAAAACGGCTCTCTTACAACTACTGGAGCAAAAGAGGTTACCACCGCCATAGTAAACTTAACAAAGATGAGCAAAGATGCTTTTATGCACACACTTTTTGCTTCTCAAAAAGAGCTTACAAGTCTAAGCACTCTAAAAAATGAAGACCGTAAAAAGATGATACGAAAACTTCTTGGGCTTGAGAAAATAGACTTTGTTGAAAAAGAGCTGGTTGAGAAAAGCAGAGAGCTAAAACGTGAGATAAGTGCATTTGCAGAGGTTCTTCTAGGCGAGGATGAGATAAAGCTAAAACAAGAGCAAATAAAAGTCAATGAAGAGACTAAAAAAGCTCTTAGTGAAGATGAGAAAAGTAAGACAAAAGAGCTTGAGAGCATTAAGAATCGAGAGCTACATGTAAAAAAAGAACTAGAGGTTTTTGCTAAAACAAAAGAGCAAAAACAAAAGCTGTATTCAGAACTTGAACTTGCTAAAAACTCCAAGTCTTCTGAGGTTATGAACCAAGTAAAACTATCGGCAGAGGTTCATGAGCTAGAACACAAACAAGAAGAACTAAACAAGCTAGGCAACCTAAAAGCAGAGTACACAAACCTCCAAGAGCAACTAAAAAACCAAGAGAAGTTAAAAGAGTTTCACCTCAAAAAAGATGGTATTTTAAAAGAGCAAGTTAGTCTAAGAGAGCAGTTTAGTAAAAGTAAGGCTGATATTCAAACACTAGAAAAAGCGTGTGAAAATCACGAGCAATTCGTGCTTGAGCTAAAAAAGACAGAACAAGAACTTTCTTTACTGCAAGAGAACGTAACAGAAAGTCAAAAGCAAGAAAAAGAGGTTCTTGCAGAGATGGCTGGAGAACAAAAGCAAATAGAGGTCACAAACTCAAAAATAGCAAAACTTAAAGAGCTAGGGAGTGAATCTGAGTGCCCTACATGTACGAGACCGCTTATAGAGGAGTATGACAATGTTATAAACTCTCTTTTAGATATAGTAAATAACACGCACCAAAAAAATATAAACGAGTTTAAAAAACAACTTCTACATGTACAAACTCAAAAAGCTACACTTGAAGCTCAAAAAAGAGCTAAAGAGAAGCAACACTTGGAGCTTTCAAAGAGCCTGAATCTTATACAAAGTAAGCTTCAAGATCTAAAAACTGCACAAGAACATTTTGTACATGTAGAGAAAAAAGGTCTAAAAAATAAAGAAGAGTTAAAAGAGCTTGAACAGTACAACTACGATGAGAAACAACACAACATTGTTCTGGGCAATTTTACTGAGTTAGAGCCAAAATACAAACATTTACTTAGCCTTGAGACAGAGCTGAAAAGATTTGTCTTAGTTAAATCCGACTTAGCAAACGTAACTAGAAACATCAAAGTTTTAGACTCTACATATAGAGATAAAGAAGCAGAGTTTAAGCTCGTTATTTACGACGATGTGAAGCATAAACACGCACTTGATGAGCACGAAGGTCTTCTCAAAACCATAGAGTCAAAAACTTCATTTATTCATGAGCTAAAAGTACAAACTGCAAAGATAGACGGCGAGATAAAAAACATCCAAAACTCACTTGAGAACAACGAAACTCAACTCAAAAAAGTGCAAACTAAAAAAGATGACTTAGTGGACTACGAGAAAATCAAACTCTCTCTTGCAGAGTTTAAGACAAAACTAAACGCAAAAGTAGCACCTCGTATCTCAAGCGTTGCCTCCGAGATGTACTCTCAAATAACCAAAGGCAAATACCAACACATAGAGGTAAGCAACGACTTCGACTTTTTCATCTACGATGAGGGAAAAAAATACCCCATAGAACGCTTTAGTGGTGGAGAGATAGACCTAGCAAACTTAGTTCTACGCATTGCTATCTCAAAAACTCTAACAGAACTAAGCGGTGCAAGTTCCATAGGTTTCTTAGCGTTTGATGAAGTGTTCGGAAGTCAAGACGAAGCAAGAAGAATGGAGATACTAGAGGCTTTTCACACCATTAAAGAGCAATATAGACAGATATTTCTGATAAGCCACGAGATGGAGATAAAAGAGATGTTTGAGCGGGTTGTGGAACTTTAA
- a CDS encoding acylphosphatase: MKNYRFIISGKVQGVYYRKNTYENSIKENFSGYVKNLPNGSVEACVTCNENDLNSFVEILKKGSPESIVKNIERHPCDEIFSGDFEIRY; this comes from the coding sequence ATGAAAAATTACAGATTTATTATAAGTGGAAAAGTACAAGGTGTTTATTACAGAAAAAATACTTATGAAAATTCCATCAAAGAAAACTTTAGCGGATATGTTAAAAACCTGCCAAACGGCTCTGTTGAAGCCTGCGTTACATGTAATGAAAATGATTTAAATAGCTTTGTCGAGATACTCAAAAAAGGCTCGCCTGAAAGTATCGTAAAAAATATAGAGAGACACCCATGCGATGAGATATTTAGCGGTGATTTTGAAATAAGATATTAA
- a CDS encoding IS5 family transposase: MAFKDTNNTFSDIAITSRLHKVNSFLKELDSIINFEKLRPILNKNGRGGKNATGSPAYDNVLMFRILLVQKYYNLSDQSMEDALYVNLLFIRFVGLSLEDTVPDESTICRFRNSLLANKLYDKLFNAVNKQLEDNNFIAKEGKSVLVDASLIKSENTQINNKTKEQKSEDKLKVETDNSKLDIQINEELKSRTPSKKKIEKLLNAKEYNSKTMKNAQLDTLQDIDTKDVKISQEIIENEKDSYEHKNKIDTDIRIGYQSSKKQYTQGYKTHIASDEESGVILKTMTTFANTSDIDVLEPFIESIPNVKACYADKAYKSKEIDELLQSKDIENMICLKEKQKMSSDERKIQREDEKPKHKIRAKVEHRFADLKVQMKGHTTRFIGLVRNNMNFTIACIAANLRLLAYRQMNMRKSVNR, from the coding sequence ATGGCATTTAAAGATACAAACAACACATTTTCAGATATAGCAATAACATCAAGACTCCATAAGGTAAATTCGTTTCTTAAAGAGTTAGATTCAATAATAAACTTTGAGAAACTAAGACCAATACTAAATAAAAATGGTAGAGGCGGAAAGAATGCTACTGGCTCGCCTGCTTATGACAATGTGTTAATGTTTAGAATACTCCTCGTGCAAAAATACTACAACCTCAGTGATCAATCAATGGAAGATGCACTTTATGTCAATTTATTGTTTATAAGGTTTGTTGGACTTAGTTTAGAAGACACCGTACCAGACGAATCTACAATTTGTAGATTTAGAAACTCACTACTTGCAAATAAACTATATGATAAGCTTTTTAATGCAGTCAACAAACAACTAGAAGATAATAACTTTATCGCCAAAGAGGGTAAATCAGTATTAGTAGATGCTTCTCTTATCAAAAGTGAAAACACTCAAATCAACAATAAAACTAAAGAGCAAAAAAGTGAAGATAAATTAAAAGTAGAAACTGATAATAGCAAACTAGACATTCAAATAAATGAAGAGCTAAAATCAAGAACACCTTCAAAAAAGAAAATAGAAAAATTGTTAAACGCTAAAGAATACAATTCAAAAACAATGAAAAACGCTCAACTGGACACACTTCAAGATATAGATACTAAAGATGTAAAAATTTCTCAAGAGATTATTGAAAATGAGAAAGATAGCTATGAGCATAAGAATAAAATAGATACAGATATAAGAATAGGTTACCAATCCTCAAAAAAACAATATACACAAGGATATAAAACTCATATTGCATCAGATGAAGAGAGCGGAGTGATTCTAAAAACAATGACTACATTTGCTAACACTTCAGATATAGATGTGCTTGAACCATTTATAGAATCAATTCCAAATGTAAAAGCTTGTTATGCCGATAAAGCCTATAAGTCCAAAGAGATAGATGAGCTTCTGCAATCAAAAGATATTGAGAATATGATATGTCTTAAAGAGAAGCAGAAAATGAGCAGTGATGAGAGAAAAATCCAGCGAGAAGATGAGAAACCAAAACACAAGATAAGAGCAAAAGTTGAACATAGATTCGCAGATTTGAAAGTTCAAATGAAAGGACATACTACAAGATTTATAGGTTTGGTTAGAAACAATATGAATTTTACCATCGCTTGTATAGCAGCTAACCTAAGATTATTGGCATATAGACAGATGAACATGAGAAAGAGTGTTAATAGATGA